A genomic region of Miscanthus floridulus cultivar M001 chromosome 3, ASM1932011v1, whole genome shotgun sequence contains the following coding sequences:
- the LOC136543111 gene encoding uncharacterized protein encodes MINILRSEYDHLLASPFLAKKDDPGVPTIECTIGKRIFHKTFCDIGSGINIMSKLQMVDKSIRFPKGIARDIMVRMQDHYAPADFMVLDMGEEDDAPIILGRPFLNTTNAIIYVGSGQVHFQFPGDKNGTYDQEQVHPVIFISLHPKYIFPNQFPDR; translated from the exons atgatcaacatacTTCGAtctgagtacgaccacctccttgcttcaccattccttgctaagaaggatgatccaggtGTACCAACgattgagtgtaccattggaaAAAGAATCTTCCATAAGACCTTCTGCGACATTGGATCAGGcatcaatataatgtccaag ttGCAGATGGTggacaaatcaatccgattcCCTAAGGGAATAGCGAGGGACATTATGGTAAGAATGCAAGATCACTATGCCCCTGCCGATTTCATGGTCctggacatgggagaagaagacgatgcaCCCATCATCCTTGGTAGACctttcctcaacaccaccaatgcaatcatctacgtcggatctggacaagtccacttccaattccctggagacaag AATGGAACatatgatcaagagcaagttcacccggTCATCTTCATCTCACTCCACCCAAAGTACATCTTCCCGAATCAATTTCCGGATAGGTGA